GGGCCCTTCAGCATAGTGATCGGCCCGCGCCCTTTTTTAGGCTGGTCGAATTGACTACCTTCCGAGAAAAATCTCGGCTATGATCATCTCCGTTCTCTACGGTTCAACCAGACAAAATCGACAAGGAGTTAAAGCCGCACTCTTCATTACGGAGCAAATTCGGCAGCGCGGACATCAGGTGCATTTGATCGATGCACGCCATGTTGATTTTCCGATGCTCGACCTTATGTATAAAGAGTACGATAAGGGGCAGGCTCCGGATATTTTCCAAAGTGTTCACGAGCAGTTGGAAGAGTCGGACGGATTCGTTCTCGTGTCCGGAGAGTACAACCACAGTATTCCGCCTGCACTCAAGAACCTCGTAGATCATTATCAATCGGAATACCATTTTAAACCCAGTGCGCTGGTTACTTATTCGGCCGGACCTTTCGGCGGGGT
This portion of the Flavobacteriales bacterium genome encodes:
- a CDS encoding NAD(P)H-dependent oxidoreductase, with translation MIISVLYGSTRQNRQGVKAALFITEQIRQRGHQVHLIDARHVDFPMLDLMYKEYDKGQAPDIFQSVHEQLEESDGFVLVSGEYNHSIPPALKNLVDHYQSEYHFKPSALVTYSAGPFGGVRVGPHLRAITGELGMISIPTMLPISRVGKSFDDEGNPLDQAYFRRAERFLDEFDWYLRAFKSEREQGS